From Sparus aurata chromosome 9, fSpaAur1.1, whole genome shotgun sequence, a single genomic window includes:
- the kbtbd7 gene encoding kelch repeat and BTB domain-containing protein 7 translates to MASALSCFSGPEVLEDVEHARGLIKELKFLYDCRLLGDVTIGVECEGESLEPGGESARGDIDQLFLCSRNVLAAASPYFKSMFTGGLNESMQERVVIRGVDAESMSVIIDYCYTGRVTITESNVQRLYAAANMLQLEYIRKACSGFMSRRLDLSNCVGILKFADTYDNPELKENAQAFIAKNFNQVCNGGELCELDLKQLKELLSLNTLDVDCERKVCSAALQWIEANAPQKREDALQALTCVRWNLFAEKDKCYLEGLMARPLIEKYLASFFHLSAEDGCEMSATLDAPKHRIGVSAKEMILFFGLPNDNIMCCDPYSEDLYFMAPPLQDLSSQDYKRSTMESLIACASPENNLFLASHLSKHFWLYNPVLNSWQELAERPLGRIHSGMGYLNGHVYLLGGRNPVTDARLKEVECYSVQRNQWTFVAPLPHSLGKMQVVALNDHLYVVNKRRMLCYDPKRNRWRHCGSLRRDKLHKACVFQDQIICVCDIPVVKAYSPTRGEWKRLGDIPIDSRALNYQVIQHNNKLLLLTQTLLQHNKNRVLIHEYDPARDTWKNVMAVYVSTFGPVYVSTRVYPACLGSAHSFSTEEDDDSGSSADWDFDGLTDADSDSGSSSSFSDENW, encoded by the coding sequence ATGGCTTCGGCGCTGAGTTGCTTCAGCGGTCCCGAGGTGTTGGAGGACGTGGAGCACGCTCGGGGTTTGATAAAAGAGCTGAAATTTCTGTACGACTGCCGGCTGCTCGGGGACGTCACCATCGGGGTCGAGTGTGAGGGGGAGTCGCTGGAGCCCGGCGGAGAGTCGGCCAGAGGTGACATTGATCAACTTTTCCTGTGTAGCCGCAACGTCCTGGCCGCCGCCAGCCCGTACTTCAAGAGCATGTTCACCGGGGGGTTAAATGAGAGCATGCAGGAGAGAGTGGTCATCCGAGGGGTGGACGCCGAGTCCATGTCCGTCATCATCGACTATTGTTACACGGGCAGGGTGACCATCACGGAAAGCAACGTCCAGAGGCTGTACGCAGCGGCCAACATGCTCCAGCTCGAGTACATCAGGAAAGCCTGCTCTGGGTTCATGTCAAGGAGGCTGGACCTCTCCAACTGCGTGGGCATACTGAAGTTTGCAGACACCTATGACAATCCTGAACTGAAGGAGAACGCACAAGCTTTCATTGCTAAGAACTTCAACCAGGTGTGTAACGGAGGAGAGCTGTGCGAGCTGGACTTGAAGCAGCTGAAGGAGTTGCTGTCCCTCAACACTCTGGACGTGGACTGTGAGAGGAAGGTGTGCTCGGCCGCTCTGCAGTGGATAGAGGCCAATGCACCGCAGAAAAGAGAGGACGCACTGCAGGCGCTGACCTGTGTGCGCTGGAACCTTTTTGCTGAGAAGGAcaagtgttacctggagggccTCATGGCAAGACCTTTGATCGAGAAATACCTCGCATCATTCTTCCACTTGTCGGCCGAGGACGGCTGCGAAATGTCTGCGACTCTGGACGCGCCGAAGCACAGGATAGGTGTCAGCGCAAAAGAGATGATTCTCTTCTTCGGCCTGCCCAACGATAACATAATGTGCTGCGACCCTTACTCAGAGGACCTGTATTTCATGGCTCCTCCTTTACAAGACCTCAGCAGTCAGGATTATAAACGGTCCACTATGGAGTCCTTAATCGCCTGTGCTTCACCTGAAAACAACTTGTTCCTAGCCTCCCACCTCTCCAAACACTTCTGGCTGTACAACCCGGTGCTCAACAGCTGGCAGGAGTTGGCAGAGAGACCACTGGGGAGGATACACTCTGGGATGGGCTATCTCAATGGCCATGTGTACCTTCTGGGTGGCAGAAATCCAGTGACAGACGCCCGACTGAAGGAGGTGGAGTGTTACAGCGTCCAGAGGAACCAGTGGACGTTTGTGGCTCCTCTGCCTCATTCTTTGGGTAAAATGCAGGTGGTGGCACTAAATGACCATTTGTATGTGGTGAATAAAAGGAGAATGCTTTGCTACGACCCCAAGAGGAACCGCTGGCGCCACTGTGGCTCACTGAGAAGGGACAAGCTTCACAAGGCCTGCGTGTTCCAGGACCAgataatctgtgtgtgtgacatcccTGTGGTGAAAGCCTACAGCCCCACCAGAGGGGAATGGAAGAGGCTGGGTGACATTCCCATCGACAGCCGTGCTCTAAATTACCAGGTGATCcagcacaacaacaagctgctcctcctcactcaGACTTTACTgcagcacaacaaaaacaggGTCCTTATCCATGAGTACGACCCAGCCAGGGACACATGGAAGAATGTCATGGCTGTGTATGTGTCCACCTTTGGGCCCGTGTACGTTTCAACACGCGTGTACCCTGCATGCCTGGGCTCTGCACACAGCTTCTCTACAGAGGAGGACGACGACAGCGGCTCAAGCGCCGACTGGGACTTTGATGGTTTGACAGATGCAGACTCGGACTCTGGCAGCTCTAGCTCGTTCTCAGATGAGAACTGGTGA